In Desulfovibrio oxyclinae DSM 11498, a single genomic region encodes these proteins:
- a CDS encoding DUF2059 domain-containing protein produces MLRNPRTHFAAAMAVLLALVFATPSHATTDSGTDKDKREKIVHMLELNGVTNSLPSLVGPNIDGVMAKIRRTHPDLSEEAREAINKEVQSLFNQLMDVTMDMLTDMYDRNFTTQEIEKLIEIYESPVWRKQVTLQGKMYRQMAEEMQRVSAPLMTATMERIRQRCEELGIEY; encoded by the coding sequence TTGCTCCGTAACCCCCGCACCCACTTCGCCGCCGCCATGGCGGTCCTGCTCGCACTGGTATTCGCGACTCCCTCTCATGCGACCACCGACTCCGGCACCGACAAGGACAAACGCGAAAAGATCGTCCACATGCTTGAACTCAACGGCGTGACCAATTCCCTTCCTTCGCTTGTCGGGCCGAACATCGACGGCGTCATGGCCAAAATCCGCCGGACGCATCCCGACCTGAGCGAGGAGGCCAGAGAAGCCATCAACAAGGAAGTGCAGTCACTGTTCAACCAGCTCATGGACGTGACCATGGATATGCTCACCGACATGTACGACCGCAACTTCACCACGCAGGAGATAGAAAAGCTCATCGAGATTTACGAATCTCCGGTCTGGCGCAAGCAGGTGACCCTTCAGGGAAAGATGTACCGTCAGATGGCCGAGGAAATGCAGCGGGTGAGCGCGCCGCTCATGACGGCGACAATGGAACGCATCCGTCAGCGTTGCGAGGAGCTCGGAATAGAATATTAA
- a CDS encoding DUF2059 domain-containing protein — protein MKQPIFVFTALFLALCLAPLPLQAAEVDADGANTPDRQDVIRILQLSGELDNVRLIVRKMHAMAKERYSEANPDRAERVAEIVQQEMQAELNSALPKLADMMAEAWLPHLTQRDVNVLLQFYSSPTWTKLRGKRQEISQEGMILARGWANAFAQQADQRIQNRLQEEGLAP, from the coding sequence ATGAAACAACCGATTTTCGTCTTTACGGCTCTCTTTCTGGCGCTCTGCCTTGCCCCGCTGCCGCTCCAGGCGGCGGAGGTGGATGCCGACGGCGCCAACACGCCTGACCGGCAGGACGTGATCCGCATCCTGCAACTCTCGGGCGAACTGGACAACGTGCGGCTCATCGTGCGCAAAATGCACGCCATGGCCAAGGAGCGATACTCCGAGGCCAATCCCGACAGGGCGGAGCGCGTGGCCGAGATCGTCCAGCAGGAGATGCAGGCCGAACTGAACAGCGCCCTGCCGAAACTGGCCGACATGATGGCCGAAGCGTGGCTGCCGCACCTGACACAACGGGACGTGAATGTCCTGCTACAGTTCTACTCGTCCCCCACCTGGACAAAGCTCCGCGGCAAACGACAGGAGATTTCACAGGAAGGAATGATACTCGCCCGCGGCTGGGCAAACGCCTTTGCCCAGCAGGCGGACCAACGAATCCAAAACAGACTTCAGGAGGAAGGCCTTGCTCCGTAA
- the rsxE gene encoding electron transport complex subunit RsxE, translated as MGTLWQEFSKGLWDELPPFRVVLGLCPTLAVTKTADNGLGMGLAVIFVLTMSNVFVSMLRNFIPDKVRIACFIVVAASLVVCVELLMQAFAYPLYQQLGIFVPLIVVNCIILGRAEAFASRNTVLYSAADGFGMGLGFAASLTFLGALRETFGYGTLFGNDVMWSGFEPFSFMIEAPGAFVCLGLVLGAMNTLTNWQRGIRGLDAVEGPKHDCKTCGMCNKQVR; from the coding sequence ATGGGTACACTCTGGCAGGAATTCTCGAAAGGACTCTGGGACGAACTTCCGCCGTTCCGGGTGGTTCTGGGCCTCTGCCCCACGCTGGCGGTGACCAAGACGGCGGACAACGGCCTCGGCATGGGGCTGGCCGTCATCTTCGTGCTGACCATGTCCAACGTCTTCGTTTCCATGCTCAGGAATTTCATCCCGGACAAAGTGCGCATCGCCTGTTTCATCGTGGTGGCGGCATCACTGGTGGTCTGCGTGGAGTTGCTCATGCAGGCCTTTGCCTACCCGCTCTACCAACAGCTCGGCATCTTCGTGCCGCTGATCGTGGTCAACTGCATCATCCTTGGCCGGGCCGAGGCGTTCGCATCGCGCAACACCGTACTCTATTCCGCAGCCGACGGCTTCGGCATGGGCCTCGGATTCGCGGCGTCCCTGACCTTTCTTGGTGCGCTCCGGGAAACTTTCGGCTACGGAACCCTTTTCGGCAATGACGTCATGTGGAGCGGCTTCGAACCGTTTTCCTTCATGATCGAGGCTCCGGGCGCATTCGTGTGCCTCGGGCTGGTACTGGGGGCCATGAATACGCTGACCAACTGGCAGCGCGGCATTCGCGGGCTGGATGCCGTGGAAGGCCCCAAACACGACTGCAAGACCTGCGGCATGTGCAACAAGCAGGTCAGATAG
- the rnfG gene encoding RnfABCDGE type electron transport complex subunit G — MKEMIRMVFVLSLICGASGLTLASLRDVTEPYVVEQELTYVQGPALSQIFRDIDNNPVRDRKRIETGDGDDVLVFPAKKNGQLTGVAFQSIGKGFGGDLGIMVGFKVGGDNGAELAGIGVTTMKETPGVGSRITEPDFREQFRHHPLEGLALKATGGNIDAVSGATVSSTGTVGAVNQAIKVYHKIKDRIPAAFGS; from the coding sequence ATGAAGGAAATGATCCGCATGGTCTTCGTCCTTTCGCTCATCTGCGGCGCCTCGGGCCTGACGCTGGCCAGCCTGCGTGATGTGACCGAACCTTACGTGGTGGAACAGGAGCTGACCTACGTGCAGGGCCCGGCCCTGAGCCAGATATTCCGGGACATCGATAATAATCCGGTCCGGGACAGGAAGCGGATAGAGACCGGCGACGGCGACGACGTGCTTGTGTTTCCGGCAAAAAAGAACGGACAGCTCACCGGGGTTGCCTTCCAGTCCATCGGAAAAGGCTTCGGCGGGGATCTGGGCATCATGGTAGGCTTCAAGGTCGGCGGCGACAACGGCGCAGAGCTGGCCGGGATCGGCGTAACCACCATGAAGGAGACGCCGGGCGTGGGGTCACGCATCACCGAACCCGACTTCCGCGAACAGTTCAGACATCACCCGCTGGAAGGACTCGCGCTCAAGGCCACGGGCGGCAACATAGACGCGGTCTCCGGCGCGACGGTGTCCTCCACGGGCACGGTTGGTGCGGTGAATCAGGCCATCAAGGTCTATCACAAGATCAAGGACCGGATACCGGCGGCCTTCGGCTCCTAG